The following proteins are co-located in the Triticum aestivum cultivar Chinese Spring chromosome 1A, IWGSC CS RefSeq v2.1, whole genome shotgun sequence genome:
- the LOC123176386 gene encoding anthocyanidin 3-O-glucosyltransferase 2-like: MANPTIVLLPVWGAGHFMPMIQAGKQLLASSSRPLSLTVLLMPAPTAQAASDICEHVRREEAAGAVDIHFHHLPDVKLPTDHSGIEEFISRAVQLHVPHLRAAIIGLTCPVAALVVDIFCTPALDVSGELAVPSYVYFTSSAAMLSLLLRSPALDDEVVVEFEEMGGALDLPGLPPVPPSVLPGTLLERKSPTYKWFVYTGRRYVEASGIIVNTADDLEPRVLAAIAEGRCTRGARAPAVYPIGPVLALTPPAHAEEEEQTHECVRWLDAQPPASVLFLCFGSKGFLTKPQAHEIARGLERSGHRFVWVLRGLPADTSHGARHPSDGDLAELLPEGFLGETEERGLVWPKRAPQKEILAHASVGGFVTHCGWNSVLESLWFGVPMLPWPLGAEQHFNAFTLVCDMGVAVPLTVDRKRDNFVEAAELERAVRSLMGGGEEGRRAKEKAMEMMVVCRKAVDHSGSSCASVRRLSEDLLRGVAVLPNV, from the coding sequence ATGGCGAATCCGACCATTGTGCTACTGCCGGTCTGGGGCGCCGGCCACTTCATGCCCATGATACAGGCCGGGAAGCAGCTGCTCGCCAGCAGCAGCCGGCCCCTGTCGCTCACGGTGCTCCTAATGCCGGCGCCGACAGCGCAGGCCGCGTCCGACATCTGCGAGCACGTACGCCGGGAGGAAGCGGCAGGCGCCGTGGACATCCACTTCCACCATCTCCCGGACGTGAAGCTCCCGACGGACCACTCGGGCATCGAGGAGTTCATCTCCCGCGCAGTGCAGCTCCACGTGCCCCATCTCCGCGCAGCTATAATTGGCTTGACCTGTCCGGTGGCCGCGCTCGTCGTCGACATATTCTGCACGCCGGCGCTAGACGTGTCCGGCGAGCTCGCCGTGCCGTCCTACGTCTACTTTACCTCCAGCGCCGCGATGCTGTCACTCCTCTTGCGCTCGCCCGCTCTGGACGACGAGGTGGTCGTTGAGTTCGAGGAGATGGGAGGCGCTCTGGACTTGCCCGGCCTCCCCCCGGTGCCGCCGTCCGTCCTCCCGGGGACCTTGCTGGAACGGAAGAGTCCGACCTACAAGTGGTTCGTGTACACCGGCAGGCGCTACGTGGAAGCCAGCGGCATCATCGTCAACACTGCAGACGATCTGGAGCCGCGCGTCCTCGCAGCCATCGCTGAAGGTCGGTGCACACGTGGAGCCCGCGCCCCGGCCGTGTACCCGATCGGCCCAGTGCTGGCGCTGACGCCACCCGCTCAcgccgaggaggaggagcagacgcACGAGTGCGTGCGGTGGCTCGACGCGCAGCCTCCGGCCTCCGTGCTGTTCCTCTGCTTCGGGAGCAAAGGATTCCTGACAAAGCCGCAGGCGCACGAGATAGCGCGGGGCCTGGAGCGCAGCGGCCACCGCTTCGTGTGGGTGCTCCGTGGGCTGCCGGCGGACACCTCGCACGGCGCGCGACACCCAAGCGACGGGGACCTCGCGGAGCTTCTCCCGGAAGGTTTCTTGGGGGAGACAGAGGAAAGGGGGCTCGTGTGGCCCAAGAGGGCGCCGCAGAAGGAGATACTCGCGCACGCCTCCGTGGGGGGCTTCGTCACCCATTGCGGCTGGAACTCCGTCCTGGAGAGTCTCTGGTTCGGCGTGCCGATGCTGCCGTGGCCGCTCGGCGCGGAGCAGCATTTCAACGCCTTCACGTTGGTCTGCGACATGGGCGTGGCCGTGCCGCTGACGGTGGACAGGAAACGGGACAACTTCGTGGAGGCGGCAGAGCTGGAGCGAGCGGTGAGGTCCCTGATGGGCGGTGGCGAGGAAGGGAGGAGGGCGAAGGAGAAGGCCATGGAAATGATGGTGGTCTGCCGCAAGGCAGTGGACCATAGTGGGTCCTCTTGCGCTTCGGTGAGGAGGTTGTCTGAGGATCTCCTCCGAGGAGTGGCGGTGTTGCCCAacgtgtga